One Neodiprion pinetum isolate iyNeoPine1 chromosome 1, iyNeoPine1.2, whole genome shotgun sequence genomic window carries:
- the LOC138190753 gene encoding uncharacterized protein, which yields MVTSHFASHINSPHPLFGLVSRRQFHSKIMENDNKEIEALNDNFSYNSMLARALVQLFAQEERAQIHMWLEKLQRVPRDDVDAMIIRNEYMWLLLLVMQSGNLTEPFDKLPPYAEELPPVSDIMPTRIYQEVLGSSEQNFSWIDKVLSETNAASAADEDNDVKVGIAPHTFLDHQPRPLNGIACYFSVFSNKS from the exons ATGGTAACGAG TCATTTCGCGAGTCACATAAATTCGCCGCATCCTTTGTTCGGTTTAGTTTCTCGCCGACAGTTTCATTCGAAAATCATGGAAAACGATAACAAGGAAATCGAAGCGCTGAATGACAATTTTTCGTACAACAGCATGTTGGCTCGGGCTTTGGTTCAGCTATTTGCACAAGAAG AGAGGGCCCAGATTCACATGTGGCTTGAAAAACTACAAAGGGTACCCCGCGATGACGTCGACGCAATGATCATCCGCAACGAGTACATGTGGCTTCTCCTCCTCGTTATGCAGAGCGGAAACCTTACCGAGCCCTTCGACAAGCTGCCGCCCTACGCGGAGGAACTTCCTCCGGTTTCGGACATCATG CCGACCCGGATTTACCAAGAAGTCCTCGGTTCGTCGGAGCAGAATTTTTCGTGGATCGACAAAGTGCTTTCGGAAACGAACGCGGCGTCGGCGGCGGACGAAGATAACGACGTGAAAGTTGGAATAGCGCCGCACACGTTTCTCGATCATCAGCCACGGCCGCTGAACGGAATCGCATGTTACTTTTCTGTCTTCAGCAATAAATCTTGA
- the LOC124217265 gene encoding peroxidase isoform X2 yields MKVASDLPFDIGIQPQSHEKLKFQIAKGVMAGSVATLAVLWISLQGMGFVAQPSTIDASRLPISMQNYLSFSAGFPSLTRRDELRMNSRRFLGGSSFPVIGPEAINSSIDFAEMLVDQMARLEANIAGAGISFSNDSPTHGQYAHWYPTMEAHKKSVSALVVVKASSYLAQNNCQRSGFRNERCARFISTLKMEDTVIGRNCANEHRIDCDGGSRYRTIDGTCNNLDNPRWGSVMTAYSRILFPNYADGIQALRRPERRGKELPGPRSVSTSISPSDNQESDSTKTLAVMQWTQFVANDVSHTPMRKMVTNNKPITCCRSNGFFLAPRHTHPDCAPISIPDNDPVYGKERIRCMNYVRSMPTVRPDCSFGPTEQVNQVTHFLDGSTVYGSTSKTARELRAFSDGLLRVSLKNGSEYLPTAVSEPASLCRDNGCYAAGDFRVNHVPHLAVMHTIWLREHNRIARELGRLNPIWSDEIIFQEARRVVIAEIQHITYNEWLPVILGTNQTRYGHLFPVTANRASQLYDSRENPSITNEAATAVFRFMNSLVQGKLRMHDEARSVTGSLKLHEHFGKSKVIEDAGFLDSLIRGLTTQNSQKMDVKLVSDMTQKLHKTHGNLGLDSMSLDIQRGRDHGIPGYNHYREHCGLSLASTFDEFLDTIPIEVVEKLSMLYNHPNDVDLVVGGMAERPSHGGLLGPTLSCLVSEQFDTIRRSDRFFYNSASQPHPFTGDQLHALRNVSLARIFCENGDNIASMQPHVFLKLQLGNELAPCDDYEAIPTVDLFAWAEKAKAYR; encoded by the exons ATGAAGGTTGCATCGGATCTCCCGTTCGACATCGGAATTCAACCCCAATCCcatgaaaagttgaaatttcaaatag CAAAAGGAGTCATGGCCGGGTCTGTAGCGACCCTGGCCGTCCTATGGATATCGCTTCAAGGGATGGGCTTCGTCGCTCAGCCGAGCACGATAGACGCTTCGAGACTGCCGATTTCCATGCAGAACTACCTCTCGTTCTCTGCCG GCTTCCCGTCACTTACGCGCCGAGATGAACTGAGGATGAACTCTCGAAGATTCCTTGGCGGCAGCTCGTTTCCGGTTATCGGTCCCGAGGCGATCAATTCGTCGATTGATTTCGCGGAAATGCTCGTCGACCAAATGGCGAGACTCGAGGCGAACATCGCCGGCGCTGGAATATCCTTTTCTAACGACTCTCCGACCCATGGTCAGTACGCGCATTGGTACCCGACGATGGAAGCTCACAAGAAGAGCGTCAGCGCCCTGGTCGTCGTCAAGGCGTCGTCTTACCTGGCCCAGAACAACTGCCAGag GTCTGGATTTAGGAACGAAAGGTGCGCGCGGTTCATATCGACTTTGAAAATGGAGGACACGGTTATCGGAAGGAACTGCGCCAATGAGCACAGAATTGATTGCGACGGTGGTTCGAGGTACAGGACGATCGACGGTACCTGCAACAATTTGGATAATCCTAGATGGGGAAGCGTCATGACCGCCTATTCGAGGATCCTATTTCCAAACTACGCCGATG GTATCCAAGCGCTAAGACGCCCCGAGCGCAGAGGAAAGGAATTGCCCGGTCCAAGATCCGTCAGTACGTCGATCTCGCCAAGCGACAACCAGGAATCCGACTCGACAAAAACGCTCGCCGTTATGCAGTGGACTCAGTTTGTCGCGAACGACGTTTCCCACACCCCGATGCGCAAGATGG TCACAAACAACAAACCCATAACATGCTGCCGGTCGAATGGATTCTTCCTGGCACCGCGTCACACGCATCCGGACTGCGCGCCGATTTCCATACCCGACAACGATCCCGTTTATGGCAAGGAACGGATCCGCTGCATGAATTACGTCCGTTCGATGCCGACCGTCAGGCCAGACTGCAGCTTTGGACCGACCGAGCAG GTGAATCAAGTGACCCACTTCTTGGACGGCTCGACGGTTTACGGTTCCACGTCGAAAACCGCTCGGGAACTCCGCGCCTTCAGTGACGGGCTTCTTCGAGTAAGCCTCAAAAACGGAAGCGAATATTTACCCACAGCTGTTTCGGAGCCTGCTTCTTTGTGTCGCGACAACGGTTGCTACGCGGCAG GCGACTTCAGAGTGAACCACGTACCTCACCTGGCAGTGATGCACACGATTTGGCTTCGCGAGCATAACAGAATTGCCAGGGAATTAGGGAGGCTGAACCCGATTTGGTCCGACGAGATTATCTTCCAGGAGGCTCGTCGCGTTGTCATCGCCGAAATTCAGCACATCACGTACAACGAATGGCTGCCGGTCATCCTCGGAACGAATCAGACTCGATACGGACATCTGTTTCCCGTCACTGCCAACAGAGCTTCACAGCTCTACGATAGCCGGGAAAATCCGTCCATTACCAACGAAGCTGCGACAGCTGTTTTCCGTTTTATGAATTCCCTGGTCCAGGGAAAGCTGCG AATGCACGACGAGGCTCGCAGTGTTACTGGCTCCCTGAAGCTGCACGAGCACTTCGGCAAGTCAAAAGTCATCGAGGATGCTGGTTTTCTCGACAGTCTGATTCGTGGACTAACCACCCAGAACTCCCAAAAAATGGATGTCAAACTTGTGTCAGAC ATGACCCAAAAGCTGCACAAAACCCACGGCAATCTCGGTCTGGACTCGATGAGTCTGGACATCCAACGAGGCCGAGACCACGGAATTCCAGGCTACAATCACTACCGCGAGCACTGTGGCCTGTCACTGGCGTCAACTTTTGACGAATTCCTTGACACGATACCAATCGAG GTGGTCGAAAAGCTCAGTATGCTGTACAACCACCCTAACGACGTCGACCTCGTCGTCGGCGGCATGGCGGAGCGGCCCAGTCACGGGGGTCTTTTGGGCCCAACCTTGAGCTGCCTCGTTTCCGAGCAATTCGACACTATTCGTCGGTCCGATCGTTTCTTCTACAACTCGGCGTCGCAGCCTCACCCATTCACCGGAG ACCAATTACACGCTCTCCGCAATGTTTCCTTGGCTCGTATATTCTGCGAAAACGGTGACAACATCGCCAGCATGCAGCCTCACGTTTTCCTCAAGCTTCAGCTTGG AAACGAGCTGGCGCCATGCGACGATTACGAAGCCATTCCAACCGTCGACCTATTTGCCTGGGCCGAGAAGGCCAAGGCTTACCGTTGA
- the LOC124217265 gene encoding peroxidase isoform X1, whose amino-acid sequence MILAPNDSDRWAYAMYGIEKPMERISAKGVMAGSVATLAVLWISLQGMGFVAQPSTIDASRLPISMQNYLSFSAGFPSLTRRDELRMNSRRFLGGSSFPVIGPEAINSSIDFAEMLVDQMARLEANIAGAGISFSNDSPTHGQYAHWYPTMEAHKKSVSALVVVKASSYLAQNNCQRSGFRNERCARFISTLKMEDTVIGRNCANEHRIDCDGGSRYRTIDGTCNNLDNPRWGSVMTAYSRILFPNYADGIQALRRPERRGKELPGPRSVSTSISPSDNQESDSTKTLAVMQWTQFVANDVSHTPMRKMVTNNKPITCCRSNGFFLAPRHTHPDCAPISIPDNDPVYGKERIRCMNYVRSMPTVRPDCSFGPTEQVNQVTHFLDGSTVYGSTSKTARELRAFSDGLLRVSLKNGSEYLPTAVSEPASLCRDNGCYAAGDFRVNHVPHLAVMHTIWLREHNRIARELGRLNPIWSDEIIFQEARRVVIAEIQHITYNEWLPVILGTNQTRYGHLFPVTANRASQLYDSRENPSITNEAATAVFRFMNSLVQGKLRMHDEARSVTGSLKLHEHFGKSKVIEDAGFLDSLIRGLTTQNSQKMDVKLVSDMTQKLHKTHGNLGLDSMSLDIQRGRDHGIPGYNHYREHCGLSLASTFDEFLDTIPIEVVEKLSMLYNHPNDVDLVVGGMAERPSHGGLLGPTLSCLVSEQFDTIRRSDRFFYNSASQPHPFTGDQLHALRNVSLARIFCENGDNIASMQPHVFLKLQLGNELAPCDDYEAIPTVDLFAWAEKAKAYR is encoded by the exons ATGATACTGGCCCCAAACGACAGCGATCGTTGGGCGTACGCCATGTACGGGATAGAAAAGCCCATGGAGCGGATTTCCG CAAAAGGAGTCATGGCCGGGTCTGTAGCGACCCTGGCCGTCCTATGGATATCGCTTCAAGGGATGGGCTTCGTCGCTCAGCCGAGCACGATAGACGCTTCGAGACTGCCGATTTCCATGCAGAACTACCTCTCGTTCTCTGCCG GCTTCCCGTCACTTACGCGCCGAGATGAACTGAGGATGAACTCTCGAAGATTCCTTGGCGGCAGCTCGTTTCCGGTTATCGGTCCCGAGGCGATCAATTCGTCGATTGATTTCGCGGAAATGCTCGTCGACCAAATGGCGAGACTCGAGGCGAACATCGCCGGCGCTGGAATATCCTTTTCTAACGACTCTCCGACCCATGGTCAGTACGCGCATTGGTACCCGACGATGGAAGCTCACAAGAAGAGCGTCAGCGCCCTGGTCGTCGTCAAGGCGTCGTCTTACCTGGCCCAGAACAACTGCCAGag GTCTGGATTTAGGAACGAAAGGTGCGCGCGGTTCATATCGACTTTGAAAATGGAGGACACGGTTATCGGAAGGAACTGCGCCAATGAGCACAGAATTGATTGCGACGGTGGTTCGAGGTACAGGACGATCGACGGTACCTGCAACAATTTGGATAATCCTAGATGGGGAAGCGTCATGACCGCCTATTCGAGGATCCTATTTCCAAACTACGCCGATG GTATCCAAGCGCTAAGACGCCCCGAGCGCAGAGGAAAGGAATTGCCCGGTCCAAGATCCGTCAGTACGTCGATCTCGCCAAGCGACAACCAGGAATCCGACTCGACAAAAACGCTCGCCGTTATGCAGTGGACTCAGTTTGTCGCGAACGACGTTTCCCACACCCCGATGCGCAAGATGG TCACAAACAACAAACCCATAACATGCTGCCGGTCGAATGGATTCTTCCTGGCACCGCGTCACACGCATCCGGACTGCGCGCCGATTTCCATACCCGACAACGATCCCGTTTATGGCAAGGAACGGATCCGCTGCATGAATTACGTCCGTTCGATGCCGACCGTCAGGCCAGACTGCAGCTTTGGACCGACCGAGCAG GTGAATCAAGTGACCCACTTCTTGGACGGCTCGACGGTTTACGGTTCCACGTCGAAAACCGCTCGGGAACTCCGCGCCTTCAGTGACGGGCTTCTTCGAGTAAGCCTCAAAAACGGAAGCGAATATTTACCCACAGCTGTTTCGGAGCCTGCTTCTTTGTGTCGCGACAACGGTTGCTACGCGGCAG GCGACTTCAGAGTGAACCACGTACCTCACCTGGCAGTGATGCACACGATTTGGCTTCGCGAGCATAACAGAATTGCCAGGGAATTAGGGAGGCTGAACCCGATTTGGTCCGACGAGATTATCTTCCAGGAGGCTCGTCGCGTTGTCATCGCCGAAATTCAGCACATCACGTACAACGAATGGCTGCCGGTCATCCTCGGAACGAATCAGACTCGATACGGACATCTGTTTCCCGTCACTGCCAACAGAGCTTCACAGCTCTACGATAGCCGGGAAAATCCGTCCATTACCAACGAAGCTGCGACAGCTGTTTTCCGTTTTATGAATTCCCTGGTCCAGGGAAAGCTGCG AATGCACGACGAGGCTCGCAGTGTTACTGGCTCCCTGAAGCTGCACGAGCACTTCGGCAAGTCAAAAGTCATCGAGGATGCTGGTTTTCTCGACAGTCTGATTCGTGGACTAACCACCCAGAACTCCCAAAAAATGGATGTCAAACTTGTGTCAGAC ATGACCCAAAAGCTGCACAAAACCCACGGCAATCTCGGTCTGGACTCGATGAGTCTGGACATCCAACGAGGCCGAGACCACGGAATTCCAGGCTACAATCACTACCGCGAGCACTGTGGCCTGTCACTGGCGTCAACTTTTGACGAATTCCTTGACACGATACCAATCGAG GTGGTCGAAAAGCTCAGTATGCTGTACAACCACCCTAACGACGTCGACCTCGTCGTCGGCGGCATGGCGGAGCGGCCCAGTCACGGGGGTCTTTTGGGCCCAACCTTGAGCTGCCTCGTTTCCGAGCAATTCGACACTATTCGTCGGTCCGATCGTTTCTTCTACAACTCGGCGTCGCAGCCTCACCCATTCACCGGAG ACCAATTACACGCTCTCCGCAATGTTTCCTTGGCTCGTATATTCTGCGAAAACGGTGACAACATCGCCAGCATGCAGCCTCACGTTTTCCTCAAGCTTCAGCTTGG AAACGAGCTGGCGCCATGCGACGATTACGAAGCCATTCCAACCGTCGACCTATTTGCCTGGGCCGAGAAGGCCAAGGCTTACCGTTGA
- the LOC124217265 gene encoding peroxidase isoform X3 has protein sequence MAGSVATLAVLWISLQGMGFVAQPSTIDASRLPISMQNYLSFSAGFPSLTRRDELRMNSRRFLGGSSFPVIGPEAINSSIDFAEMLVDQMARLEANIAGAGISFSNDSPTHGQYAHWYPTMEAHKKSVSALVVVKASSYLAQNNCQRSGFRNERCARFISTLKMEDTVIGRNCANEHRIDCDGGSRYRTIDGTCNNLDNPRWGSVMTAYSRILFPNYADGIQALRRPERRGKELPGPRSVSTSISPSDNQESDSTKTLAVMQWTQFVANDVSHTPMRKMVTNNKPITCCRSNGFFLAPRHTHPDCAPISIPDNDPVYGKERIRCMNYVRSMPTVRPDCSFGPTEQVNQVTHFLDGSTVYGSTSKTARELRAFSDGLLRVSLKNGSEYLPTAVSEPASLCRDNGCYAAGDFRVNHVPHLAVMHTIWLREHNRIARELGRLNPIWSDEIIFQEARRVVIAEIQHITYNEWLPVILGTNQTRYGHLFPVTANRASQLYDSRENPSITNEAATAVFRFMNSLVQGKLRMHDEARSVTGSLKLHEHFGKSKVIEDAGFLDSLIRGLTTQNSQKMDVKLVSDMTQKLHKTHGNLGLDSMSLDIQRGRDHGIPGYNHYREHCGLSLASTFDEFLDTIPIEVVEKLSMLYNHPNDVDLVVGGMAERPSHGGLLGPTLSCLVSEQFDTIRRSDRFFYNSASQPHPFTGDQLHALRNVSLARIFCENGDNIASMQPHVFLKLQLGNELAPCDDYEAIPTVDLFAWAEKAKAYR, from the exons ATGGCCGGGTCTGTAGCGACCCTGGCCGTCCTATGGATATCGCTTCAAGGGATGGGCTTCGTCGCTCAGCCGAGCACGATAGACGCTTCGAGACTGCCGATTTCCATGCAGAACTACCTCTCGTTCTCTGCCG GCTTCCCGTCACTTACGCGCCGAGATGAACTGAGGATGAACTCTCGAAGATTCCTTGGCGGCAGCTCGTTTCCGGTTATCGGTCCCGAGGCGATCAATTCGTCGATTGATTTCGCGGAAATGCTCGTCGACCAAATGGCGAGACTCGAGGCGAACATCGCCGGCGCTGGAATATCCTTTTCTAACGACTCTCCGACCCATGGTCAGTACGCGCATTGGTACCCGACGATGGAAGCTCACAAGAAGAGCGTCAGCGCCCTGGTCGTCGTCAAGGCGTCGTCTTACCTGGCCCAGAACAACTGCCAGag GTCTGGATTTAGGAACGAAAGGTGCGCGCGGTTCATATCGACTTTGAAAATGGAGGACACGGTTATCGGAAGGAACTGCGCCAATGAGCACAGAATTGATTGCGACGGTGGTTCGAGGTACAGGACGATCGACGGTACCTGCAACAATTTGGATAATCCTAGATGGGGAAGCGTCATGACCGCCTATTCGAGGATCCTATTTCCAAACTACGCCGATG GTATCCAAGCGCTAAGACGCCCCGAGCGCAGAGGAAAGGAATTGCCCGGTCCAAGATCCGTCAGTACGTCGATCTCGCCAAGCGACAACCAGGAATCCGACTCGACAAAAACGCTCGCCGTTATGCAGTGGACTCAGTTTGTCGCGAACGACGTTTCCCACACCCCGATGCGCAAGATGG TCACAAACAACAAACCCATAACATGCTGCCGGTCGAATGGATTCTTCCTGGCACCGCGTCACACGCATCCGGACTGCGCGCCGATTTCCATACCCGACAACGATCCCGTTTATGGCAAGGAACGGATCCGCTGCATGAATTACGTCCGTTCGATGCCGACCGTCAGGCCAGACTGCAGCTTTGGACCGACCGAGCAG GTGAATCAAGTGACCCACTTCTTGGACGGCTCGACGGTTTACGGTTCCACGTCGAAAACCGCTCGGGAACTCCGCGCCTTCAGTGACGGGCTTCTTCGAGTAAGCCTCAAAAACGGAAGCGAATATTTACCCACAGCTGTTTCGGAGCCTGCTTCTTTGTGTCGCGACAACGGTTGCTACGCGGCAG GCGACTTCAGAGTGAACCACGTACCTCACCTGGCAGTGATGCACACGATTTGGCTTCGCGAGCATAACAGAATTGCCAGGGAATTAGGGAGGCTGAACCCGATTTGGTCCGACGAGATTATCTTCCAGGAGGCTCGTCGCGTTGTCATCGCCGAAATTCAGCACATCACGTACAACGAATGGCTGCCGGTCATCCTCGGAACGAATCAGACTCGATACGGACATCTGTTTCCCGTCACTGCCAACAGAGCTTCACAGCTCTACGATAGCCGGGAAAATCCGTCCATTACCAACGAAGCTGCGACAGCTGTTTTCCGTTTTATGAATTCCCTGGTCCAGGGAAAGCTGCG AATGCACGACGAGGCTCGCAGTGTTACTGGCTCCCTGAAGCTGCACGAGCACTTCGGCAAGTCAAAAGTCATCGAGGATGCTGGTTTTCTCGACAGTCTGATTCGTGGACTAACCACCCAGAACTCCCAAAAAATGGATGTCAAACTTGTGTCAGAC ATGACCCAAAAGCTGCACAAAACCCACGGCAATCTCGGTCTGGACTCGATGAGTCTGGACATCCAACGAGGCCGAGACCACGGAATTCCAGGCTACAATCACTACCGCGAGCACTGTGGCCTGTCACTGGCGTCAACTTTTGACGAATTCCTTGACACGATACCAATCGAG GTGGTCGAAAAGCTCAGTATGCTGTACAACCACCCTAACGACGTCGACCTCGTCGTCGGCGGCATGGCGGAGCGGCCCAGTCACGGGGGTCTTTTGGGCCCAACCTTGAGCTGCCTCGTTTCCGAGCAATTCGACACTATTCGTCGGTCCGATCGTTTCTTCTACAACTCGGCGTCGCAGCCTCACCCATTCACCGGAG ACCAATTACACGCTCTCCGCAATGTTTCCTTGGCTCGTATATTCTGCGAAAACGGTGACAACATCGCCAGCATGCAGCCTCACGTTTTCCTCAAGCTTCAGCTTGG AAACGAGCTGGCGCCATGCGACGATTACGAAGCCATTCCAACCGTCGACCTATTTGCCTGGGCCGAGAAGGCCAAGGCTTACCGTTGA